One Cygnus atratus isolate AKBS03 ecotype Queensland, Australia chromosome 6, CAtr_DNAZoo_HiC_assembly, whole genome shotgun sequence DNA segment encodes these proteins:
- the INO80D gene encoding INO80 complex subunit D, with protein sequence MYEGKHIHFSEVDNKPLCSYSPKLCKQRRLNGYAFCIRHVLEDKTAPFKQCEYVAKYNSQRCTNPIPKSEDRRYCNSHLQVLGFIPKKERKKKNDPIEEVKVRHQMDTMAFSLTVPTLALKMPNGLDGMSLSPPGARLPLHYLEAELEDPFAFNEEDDDLKKGATVRKKLQSKLAQNRQRQRETEILKVRQEHFSPLPAPLQQQPLQQQHSHLPPSSASLKPTGLPQGLVCKSPQPPNTSLPMQGVAPTTHTIAQARQLSNKRPLPLLPPARAPVTDPPRTDRVLMKATAFSPHSSCMSRLQRLVKLCTRKQQLDTDLFPHLGLDWSEDSGEEFEDSEQASPYQVAWSIRESLGYERHESDDDNADDRSSRVTRLCTYFQQKYKHLCRLERAESRQKKCRHTLRKALLQAASREPERAGQLIQELRRAACARTSTSQARQRDAEPTTCSGTSKGEQCTNKALPFTRHCFQHILLNRSQQLFSSCTAKFADGQQCSVPVFDITHQTPLCEEHAKKMDNFLRGDSSRKVQHQQQRKPRKKTKPPALTKKHKKKRRRGPRRPQKPIPPAVPQGNLTMPASVSLPVEMPHIRSPSTPELSADELPDDIANEITDIPHDLELNQEDFSDVLPRLPDDLQDFDFFEGKNGDLLPTTEEAEELERALQAVTSLECLSTIGVLTQTDGVPVQELSDRGIGVFSTGAGAPGMQSLSREVNTDLGELLNGRIVHDNFSGLELDENLLRSATLSNPPTPLAGQIQGQFSAPANVGLTSATLISQSGLGERAFPGQFHGLHDGSHASQRPHPAQLLSKADDLITSRQQYSSDHSHSSPHGSHYDSEHVPSPYSDHITSPHTTSFPGDNLAATFSAEMPMMAQHLLPTQLDVPLSGVVNPRTHWGNLPVNLGDPSPFSNLLGADGHLLSTSLSTPPTTSHSETTQPAFATVTPNSSSVLPGLPQTSFSGMGPASAELMASTSPKQQLPQFSAAFGHQLSSHSGIPKDLQPSHSSIAPPTGFAVTGATATSTNNASAPFTTSN encoded by the exons ATGTATGAAGGCAAACACATACACTTCTCTGAGGTTGACAATAAGCCCTTGTGCTCGTATAGCCCCAAACTGTGCAAGCAGAGGCGACTTAACGGCTACGCCTTCTGTATCAGACACGTTCTGGAGGACAAGACTGCCCCCTTCAAGCAATGTGAATATGTGGCCAAGTATAACAGCCAACGCTGCACCAACCCCATCCCCAAATCTGAGGATCGTAG GTACTGCAACAGCCACCTGCAGGTACTTGGCTTTATACcgaaaaaggagaggaagaaaaagaatgatcCCATAGAGGAGGTAAAGGTCAGGCATCAGATGGATACTATGGCCTTCAGTCTGACAGTGCCCACCTTGGCCTTGAAGATGCCCAATGGGCTGGATGGGATGTCCCTCTCCCCTCCCGGGGCTAGGCTTCCTCTCCACTACCTGGAGGCAGAACTAGAAGACCCCTTTGCTTTCAACGAGGAGGATGATGACCTAAAGAAAGGGGCAACAGTGAGGAAAAAGTTGCAGAGCAAGTTGGCTCAAAACCGGCAGCgccagagagagacagagattttaaaagttcGCCAAGAGCACTTTAGCCCCCTTCCTGCacctttgcagcagcagcctctgcagcagcagcactcccATCTGCCACCTTCATCAGCTTCGTTAAAGCCGACAGGGCTACCGCAGGGCTTAGTCTGCAAGTCACCTCAACCTCCGAACACCAGCCTACCAATGCAGGGAGTGGCACCCACCACACACACTATAGCACAAGCCCGGCAGTTGTCTAACAAGAGACCTCTGCCCCTCCTGCCACCTGCTAGGGCTCCGGTCACAGACCCTCCGAGGACTGATCGGGTCCTAATGAAAGCCACAGCCTTCTCTCCGCACTCATCCTGCATGAGCCGGCTACAGAGACTGGTGAAACTGTGCACTCGAAAACAGCAGCTGGACACTGATCTGTTTCCACATCTAG GGCTGGATTGGTCTGAAGACAGTGGAGAGGAGTTCGAGGATTCAGAGCAAGCCTCCCCTTACCAGGTCGCGTGGTCTATCCGAGAAAGCCTCGGCTATGAAAGACATGA GTCCGATGATGACAATGCAGATGACAGGAGTTCCAGGGTGACCAGACTTTGCACTTACTTTCAGCAGAAATACAAGCACCTCTGCCGCCTGGAGCGGGCAGAATCCCGTCAGAAGAAATGCCGGCACACACTCCGGAAAGCCTTGCTGCAGGCGGCCAGCAGAGAGCCGGAGCGTGCTGGGCAACTGATACAAGAGCTCCGGAGAGCAGCCTGTGCTCGTACCAG CACAAGCCAAGCGAGGCAGAGAGATGCAGAACCGACAACCTGTAGTGGGACTTCGAAGGGAGAACAGTGCACTAACAAGGCCCTTCCATTCACCAGGCATTGTTTTCAGC ATATCTTATTGAACCGTTCTCAGCAGCTCTTCTCAAGTTGCACAGCCAAGTTTGCAGATGGTCAACAGTGCTCTGTGCCAGTTTTTGACATTACACATCAGACACCTCTGTGTGAAGAACATGCCAAAAAAATG GACAATTTCTTGAGAGGGGACAGCTCCCGTAAAgttcagcaccagcagcagaggaaacccaggaaaaaaacaaagccacctGCACTTACCAAAAAACATAAGAAGAAGAGAAGGCGAGGCCCACGCCGGCCCCAGAAACCTATTCCTCCTGCAGTGCCCCAAGGGAACCTCACCATGCCTGCCAGTGTCTCACTGCCAGTAGAGATGCCCCACATACG GAGCCCCTCCACCCCAGAGCTGAGTGCCGATGAGCTGCCTGATGATATCGCCAATGAAATTACAGACATTCCACATGACTTGGAATTGAATCAGGAGGACTTCTCTGATGTCCTGCCACGGCTGCCTGATGACTTGCaagattttgatttctttgaag gTAAAAATGGAGATCTCCTTCCGACTACAGAAGAGGCTGAAGAACTGGAACGGGCCCTACAGGCTGTAACTTCTCTTGAGTGCCTGAGTACCATTGGAGTACTTACACAGACAGATGGTGTGCCAGTTCAGGAGCTGTCAGATAGAGGGATAGGGGTGTTCTCTACAGGTGCTGGAGCTCCAGGAATGCAGTCCTTGAGTCGAGAGGTTAACACGGATCTGGGGGAGCTGTTGAATGGGCGTATAGTACATGATAATTTCTCCGGTCTGGAGCTGGATGAGAACTTGCTCCGTTCTGCTACCTTGTCCAACCCACCTACGCCCCTGGCAGGGCAGATCCAGGGGCAATTCTCAGCCCCAGCCAACGTCGGCCTTACTTCTGCCACTCTGATAAGCCAGAGTGGCCTTGGGGAGAGAGCCTTCCCAGGACAGTTTCATGGACTTCATGATGGCAGCCATGCCTCCCAGAGGCCccaccctgcccagctgctgagcaAGGCAGATGACCTGATCACCTCACGACAGCAATACAGCAGTGACCATTCACACTCCTCACCCCATGGAAGCCATTATGATAGTGAGCATGTGCCGTCTCCCTACAGTGACCATATCACATCCCCTCACACCACATCCTTTCCTGGTGATAACTTGGCAGCTACCTTCTCAGCAGAGATGCCCATGATGGCACAGCACTTGCTCCCAACTCAGCTGGATGTGCCACTTAGCGGGGTGGTCAACCCCAGAACTCACTGGGGAAATCTTCCTGTCAATCTTGGGGACCCCTCTCCGTTTAGCAACCTTCTTGGTGCAGATGGACACCTCCTGTCCACCTCCCTGTCCACACCACCTACCACCTCGCACTCAGAGACCACACAGCCTGCCTTCGCCACTGTGACCCCCAACAGCTCCAGTGTGCTTCCGGGGTTACCACAGACCAGTTTCAGTGGCATGGGTCCTGCCTCCGCTGAACTCATGGCCTCCACCTCCCCTAAGCAACAGCTCCCTCAGTTCAGCGCAGCCTTTGGGCACCAGCTGAGCTCCCACAGTGGCATCCCCAAGgacctgcagcccagccacagcTCCATAGCTCCTCCCACGGGCTTCGCAGTGACCGGTGCCACCGCTACCAGTACCAATAACGCATCTGCGCCCTTCACCACCTCCAACTGA